Genomic window ([Empedobacter] haloabium):
GTGCGCCCGTCACCAACGTGTCGGGCGGCTGGGCCACCATCATCAGCGCCGTCAACACGCTGATCGACGACCTGGTGCGCCCCACCACCGAGATGGCACGGGTCATCGGCGCGGTGGCGAAAGGCGACCTGTCGCAGACGATGGCGCTGGAAGTGGACGGTCATCCGCTGAAGGGCCAGTACCTGCGCGCCGCCACCACCGCGAACACGATGGTGGAACAGCTGCTGTCGTTCTCCTCCGAAGTGACGCGGGTGGCGCGCGAGGTCGGTACCGAGGGCAAGCTGGGCGGCCAGGCGCAGGTGAAGGGCGTGGCCGGTACCTGGAAGGACTTGACCGACTCGGTCAACTCCATGGCGGGCAACCTGACCTCGCAGGTGCGTAACATCGCCGAAGTGACGACGGCCGTGGCCAACGGCGACCTGTCGAAGAAGATCACGGTGGACGTGCGCGGCGAGATCCTGCAGCTGAAGGACACCATCAACGTCATGGTGGACCAGCTGCGCTCCTTCGCTTCCGAGGTGACGCGCGTGGCGCGCGAGGTGGGTACCGAGGGCAAGCTGGGCGGCCAGGCCTACGTGCCGGGCGTCGGCGGCACCTGGAAGGACTTGACCGACAACGTCAACTTCATGGCATCGAACCTGACCGGCCAGGTGCGCAACATCGCCGCGGTGACGACCGCCGTGGCGAACGGCGACCTGTCGAAGAAGATCACGGTGGACGTGAAGGGCGAAATCCTCGAGCTGAAGAACACCATCAACGTGATGGTGGACCAGCTGTCCTCGTTCGCCTCCGAAGTGACGCGGGTGGCGCGCGAGGTCGGTACCGAGGGCAAGCTGGGCGGCCAGGCGCAGGTGAAGGGCGTGGCCGGTACCTGGAAGGACTTGACCGACTCGGTCAACTCGATGGCGGGTAACCTGACGGGCCAGGTGAGGAACATCGCGGACGTGACGACCGCCGTGGCGAACGGCGACCTCTCGAAGAAGATCACGGTGGACGTGAAAGGCGAGATTCTCGAACTGAAGAACACCATCAACGTCATGGTCGACCAGCTGAACTCCTTCGCTTCCGAGGTGACCCGGGTGGCGCGCGAGGTGGGTACCGAAGGCAAGCTGGGTGGCCAGGCCAACGTGCCGGGTGTCGCGGGCACGTGGAAGGACTTGACGGAAAACGTCAACCAGCTGGCCGGCAACCTGACGGGCCAGGTGCGCAACATCGCGGAAGTGACGACCGCCGTGGCGAACGGCGACCTGTCGAAGAAGATCACGGTGGACGTGAAGGGCGAGATCCTGGAACTGAAGAACACCATCAACGTGATGGTCGACCAGCTGTCCTCGTTCGCGTCCGAGGTGACGCGGGTGGCCCGTGAAGTGGGTACCGAAGGCAAGCTGGGCGGCCAGGCCTACGTGCCAGGCGTGGGCGGCACCTGGAAGGACTTGACCGACAACGTCAACTTCATGGCGTCGAACCTGACGGGCCAGGTGCGCAACATCGCGGCGGTGACCACCGCCGTGGCGCGCGGCGACCTGTCGAAGAAGATCACGGTGGACGTGAAGGGCGAGATCCTCGAGCTGAAGGACACCATCAACGTGATGGTGGACCAACTCTCCTCGTTCGCATCGGAAGTGACGCGGGTGGCGCGCGAGGTCGGTACCGAAGGCAAGCTGGGCGGCCAGGCCAACGTGCCAGGGGTGGCAGGCACGTGGAAGGACTTGACGGAAAACGTCAACCAGCTGGCTGCCAACCTGACCAACCAGATGCGCGCGATCGGCGAGGTGGCGACGGCGGTGACGCGCGGCGACTTGTCCCGTTCGATCCAGGTGGAGGCGCGCGGCGAGGTGTCCTACCTGAAGGACAACATCAACGAGATGATCCGCAACCTGAAGGAAACCACGCAGAAGAACGCGCAGCAGGACTGGCTGAAGACCAACCTGGCGCGCTTCACGCGCCTGCTGCAGGGCCAGCGCGACCTGCAGGCGGTGACGAAGCTGATCCTGTCCGAGCTGGCGCCGCTGGTGTCGGCGCACCACGGCGTGTTCTACATGATGGACTCGCAGCTGGACGACGCGCGCCTGCGCATGATCGCCAGCTACGGCTACCGCTCCAGCCGCAAGCTGCCGACTTCCTTCCTGCCGGGCGAAGGCCTGGTCGGCCAGTGCGCGCTGGAGAAGGTGCGCATCTGGCTGACCGACGTGCCGCGCGACTACATCGTCGTCTCGTCCGGCCTGGGCGCGGCGCCGCCGACCAATATCGTCGTGCTGCCGATCCTGTTCGAGCAGCAGGTCAAGGCCGTCATCGAGATCGCCTCGCTGGATCGCTTTACCGAGACCCACCTGTCCTTCCTGGACCAGCTGATGGAATCGATCGGCGTGGTGCTGAACACGATCGAGGCGAACAGCCGCACCGAGTCGCTGCTGACGCAGTCGCAGTCGCTGGCGCAGGAACTGCAGCAGACCAACCAGGAGCTGGCCGAGAAGGCGCGCCTGCTGTCCGAGCAGAACATCGAGGTGGAACGCAAGAACCGCGAGGTGGAGCAGGCCAAGCTGGCGCTGGAGGAAAAGGCCACGCAGCTGGCGCTGTCGTCGAAATACAAGTCCGAGTTCCTGGCCAATATGTCGCACGAGCTGCGTACCCCGCTGAACTCCCTCCTGATCCTGGCGCAGCAGCTGGGCGACAACCCGGAAGGCAACCTGTCGGCCAAGCAGGTCGAGTTCGCGAAAACCATCCACGGCTCCGGTTCCGACCTGCTGACGCTGATCAACGACATTCTGGACCTGTCGAAGATCGAGTCCGGTACCGTCACGCTGGACGTGTCGGAATACCGCTTCGCCAACCTGCGCAACTACGTCGACCGCACCTTCCGCCACATGGCCGAGGCCAAGCACCTGGGCTTCACCGTGTCGCTGGCGGACAACCTGCCGGCCTCGCTGATGACGGACACCACGCGCCTGCAGCAGGTGCTGAAGAATCT
Coding sequences:
- a CDS encoding response regulator translates to MNDMTELPEELDLKLILSTLMALKKGDFSARMPSDWTGVSGKIADTLNDIIETNERIVRNVTEVSRVVGREGRLTQRAPVTNVSGGWATIISAVNTLIDDLVRPTTEMARVIGAVAKGDLSQTMALEVDGHPLKGQYLRAATTANTMVEQLLSFSSEVTRVAREVGTEGKLGGQAQVKGVAGTWKDLTDSVNSMAGNLTSQVRNIAEVTTAVANGDLSKKITVDVRGEILQLKDTINVMVDQLRSFASEVTRVAREVGTEGKLGGQAYVPGVGGTWKDLTDNVNFMASNLTGQVRNIAAVTTAVANGDLSKKITVDVKGEILELKNTINVMVDQLSSFASEVTRVAREVGTEGKLGGQAQVKGVAGTWKDLTDSVNSMAGNLTGQVRNIADVTTAVANGDLSKKITVDVKGEILELKNTINVMVDQLNSFASEVTRVAREVGTEGKLGGQANVPGVAGTWKDLTENVNQLAGNLTGQVRNIAEVTTAVANGDLSKKITVDVKGEILELKNTINVMVDQLSSFASEVTRVAREVGTEGKLGGQAYVPGVGGTWKDLTDNVNFMASNLTGQVRNIAAVTTAVARGDLSKKITVDVKGEILELKDTINVMVDQLSSFASEVTRVAREVGTEGKLGGQANVPGVAGTWKDLTENVNQLAANLTNQMRAIGEVATAVTRGDLSRSIQVEARGEVSYLKDNINEMIRNLKETTQKNAQQDWLKTNLARFTRLLQGQRDLQAVTKLILSELAPLVSAHHGVFYMMDSQLDDARLRMIASYGYRSSRKLPTSFLPGEGLVGQCALEKVRIWLTDVPRDYIVVSSGLGAAPPTNIVVLPILFEQQVKAVIEIASLDRFTETHLSFLDQLMESIGVVLNTIEANSRTESLLTQSQSLAQELQQTNQELAEKARLLSEQNIEVERKNREVEQAKLALEEKATQLALSSKYKSEFLANMSHELRTPLNSLLILAQQLGDNPEGNLSAKQVEFAKTIHGSGSDLLTLINDILDLSKIESGTVTLDVSEYRFANLRNYVDRTFRHMAEAKHLGFTVSLADNLPASLMTDTTRLQQVLKNLLSNAFKFTSHGQVSLEIGVVGGGWSPDNPNLANADAVLAFSVSDTGVGIAADKLQLIFEAFQQADGSTARKYGGTGLGLSISRELARLLGGEIRVESVVGSGSTFTLFLPYNRAGFVNYEQPRPAPQRLAPQPPKVVYSQPVTDVEIIERRPPSELDAEPETYSSTIDDRGLTAPGDPSVLIIEDDERFAKIVLDFAREKNFKGIVIHQGDSALSLARDYLPSAILLDLDLPDIDGFTVLDRLKRDPSTRHIPVHVMSASRERERALRSGAISFMSKPVDKEALQEQFTRIQKFLMGGKRSLLVVDDEASQRDAIVALIGATDVDIRAVGTGEEALAALRTSHFDCMVLDLTLPDISGFELLDIIGKDIKLRDLPVVINTAKELNKKEVAKLKRYAKTIVIKDARSPERLLDETALFLHRSQANLPEAQRRMLEQVHAADSGLAGRKVLIVDDDLRNIFALSSLLERQQMQVSFAENGRDGIEVLERDPSIEIVLMDIMMPEMDGYDTMRAIRRIPKFRSLPIITLTAKAMKGDRDKCIAAGASDYITKPVDVAQLLSLMRVWLH